In the Quercus lobata isolate SW786 chromosome 5, ValleyOak3.0 Primary Assembly, whole genome shotgun sequence genome, one interval contains:
- the LOC115990705 gene encoding phospholipase A1-Igamma1, chloroplastic-like produces the protein MEVSPLRQVRKEKGAKKIKWVLKLKFGVTWKAIKMASSSTTKLNHFHLTCASSMKQLSLVRVQAEEAVKPIQQAHTKKKASHVVTKSLLSLLQLPHTASDFIDWGDLMTPTKSPKEIISTKWREIHGLHNWDSLLDPLHPWLRREIIKYGEFAQATYDGFEFDPLSEFCGSCRYNRHKLFEELGLTNHGYKVTKYIYAMSHVDVPSWFERSHLGETWSKDSNWMGYVAVSNDEESERIGRRDIVMAWRGTIAPTEWFTDLKAMFEPIGDGKIKVQHGFCRIYNSKSELTRYNKLSASEQVMEEVNRLVKFYKAKGEEISFTITGHSLGGALALLNAYEAATSIPGLPISVISFGAPRVGNLAFKEKLDEMGVKTLRIVVKQDIVPKFPGCICNNILHKLNFVTKKFNWVYRHVGSQLELDMFMSPYLKRESDLIGSHNLEIYLHHVDGFLSKQRKFRWNARRDVALVNKTTDMLIEELRIPKFWYHLPYKGLVLNKHGRWIKPSREPEDVPSPLSVASKNELH, from the coding sequence ATGGAGGTATCACCATTGAGGCAagtcagaaaagaaaaaggagcaaagaaaatcaaatggGTATTGAAGTTGAAGTTCGGTGTAACTTGGAAGGCCATCAAAATGGCATCATCATCCACTACGAAGCTTAATCATTTTCATCTAACTTGTGCTTCAAGCATGAAACAACTCTCCCTCGTCCGTGTTCAAGCAGAGGAGGCTGTTAAGCCAATTCAACAAGCACATACAAAGAAAAAAGCTTCTCATGTTGTCACAAAATCCCTATTATCCCTCCTCCAATTGCCACACACAGCTTCAGATTTTATAGACTGGGGTGATCTAATGACTCCCACCAAGTCTCCAAAGGAAATCATATCAACAAAATGGCGTGAAATTCATGGTTTGCACAATTGGGACAGTCTTCTTGACCCTCTCCATCCTTGGCTTCGACGAGAAATTATTAAATACGGAGAATTTGCGCAGGCTACTTAtgatggatttgaatttgatccTTTGTCCGAGTTTTGTGGGAGTTGTAGATACAACCGGCACAAGCTTTTCGAAGAATTAGGCCTAACAAATCATGGTTACAAGGTTACCAAGTACATCTACGCCATGTCACATGTAGATGTTCCGAGTTGGTTTGAGAGGTCACATCTAGGTGAAACATGGAGCAAAGATTCCAATTGGATGGGCTATGTAGCGGTTAGCAATGATGAAGAATCAGAAAGGATTGGAAGAAGAGACATAGTCATGGCATGGCGAGGTACAATTGCTCCAACTGAATGGTTCACTGATCTTAAGGCAATGTTTGAGCCTATTGGGGATGGGAAAATAAAGGTTCAGCATGGGTTTTgtagaatatataattcaaagAGTGAGCTCACCAGGTATAACAAGTTGAGTGCTTCTGAGCAAGTCATGGAAGAGGTGAACAGACTCGTAAAGTTCTATAAAGCAAAAGGTGAAGAAATAAGCTTCACCATCACTGGGCATAGCCTTGGTGGTGCTTTGGCTCTCCTCAATGCTTATGAAGCTGCAACTTCAATCCCTGGCCTTCCCATTAGTGTCATTTCTTTTGGAGCACCAAGGGTTGGGAACTTGGCATTTAAGGAAAAGCTTGATGAAATGGGGGTAAAAACACTACGCATTGTAGTTAAGCAAGATATAGTCCCAAAATTTCCAGGGTGCATATGTAACAATATTCTTCATAAGCTTAATTTTGTtactaaaaaattcaattgggTTTATAGGCATGTAGGAAGCCAGTTGGAACTTGACATGTTCATGTCACCTTATTTAAAGCGTGAGTCTGATTTGATAGGCAGCCATAATTTGGAGATATACCTCCATCACGTAGATGGATTTCTTAGTAAGCAGCGCAAGTTTAGGTGGAATGCTCGGAGAGATGTTGCATTGGTGAACAAGACAACAGATATGCTAATTGAGGAGTTGAGGATCCCTAAGTTTTGGTATCATTTGCCTTACAAGGGGCTTGTGCTTAACAAACATGGAAGGTGGATTAAACCGAGTAGAGAACCTGAAGATGTTCCTTCTCCATTATCTGTAGCATCAAAGAATGAATTGCATTAA